The Mustelus asterias chromosome 23, sMusAst1.hap1.1, whole genome shotgun sequence genome window below encodes:
- the LOC144510471 gene encoding uncharacterized protein LOC144510471: MKKPWKCADCGKRFKSPTALEIHRRIHTGERSFACSECGKAFTQSAHLLTHQQVHTGERPFSCSECGKGFTRSSNLLRHQLVHSGEKPFTCKDCGKGFTQLSNLMRHRVTHLSDKSSTLSDSGSSFKNSQDQKIHQCIHTEQRLFSCSHCAIRFRTSSQLLRHQRSHTGERPFSCPECGKGFTQLCNLQIHQRVHSGERPFICSMCGKGFTQLSHMLRHHVTHANERPFKCTNCGSSFKSSQDLMIHQRIHTEERPFSCSHCEKQFITSFKLRMHQRTHTGERPFTCCECGKGFSQLSNLRRHRRVHK, encoded by the coding sequence ATGaaaaaaccgtggaaatgtgcggactgtggaaaaagattcaaatcTCCAACTGCGCTTGAGATTCATCGACGCATTCACACGGGAGAGAGGTCGTttgcctgctctgagtgtgggaaggcattcaCTCAATCAGCCCACCTATTgacccaccagcaagttcacactggagagagaccattctcctgctctgaatgtgggaaaggattcactcgttCCTCCAACCTTCTGAGACACCAGCTAGTTCACTCTggtgagaaaccattcacctgcaaggattgcgggaaaggattcactcagttatcgaaCTTGATGCGGCACCGTGTCACTCATTTGAGTGACAAATCTTCCACATTGTCTGACTCTGGAAGCAGCTTCAAAAACTCTCAAGATCAGAAGATCCACCAATGCATTCACACTGAACAGAGACTGTTCAGCTGTTCTCATTGTGCAATaagatttagaacatcatcacaactactgagacaccagcggagtcacactggggagaggccattcagttgtccagagtgtgggaagggattcactcagttatgcaACCTGCAGATCCACCAACGAGTTCACTCGGGTGAGAGGCCTTTCATCTGTTctatgtgtgggaagggtttcactcagttatcccatatGCTGCGACACCATGTCACTCACGcaaatgagagaccttttaaatgcactAACTGTGGGAgtagcttcaaaagctctcaggacctgatgatccaccagcgcattcacactgaggagagaccgttcagctgctctcattgTGAAAAGCAGTTTATAACATCATTCAAACTACGGAtgcaccagcgaactcacactggggagcgacCATTTACTTGttgtgagtgtgggaagggattcagtcagttatccaacctgcggagacaccggcgagttcacaagtga